The following are from one region of the Bradyrhizobium sediminis genome:
- a CDS encoding dihydrofolate reductase, whose protein sequence is MPVLRIDGYVIVSADGMLANADRMMPDELKFEGDKRFFTAALDHADLIVHGRNSFEDQPNSPQRKRIILTRSIASLAPDPSNPKATLWNPAGASFEAACERAGVRAGTAAVIGGPDVFEMFMDRYDTFWLSRAPRVKLPGGEPCFPGVPARSPEEILAAHGLEAGEARMLDPACGVTVTPWRRIAQTSL, encoded by the coding sequence ATGCCGGTGTTGCGCATCGACGGCTACGTCATCGTGTCCGCCGACGGCATGCTGGCGAACGCCGATCGCATGATGCCGGACGAACTGAAGTTCGAGGGCGACAAGCGGTTCTTCACCGCGGCCCTCGATCATGCCGACCTGATCGTGCATGGGCGCAATTCCTTCGAGGATCAGCCGAACTCGCCGCAGCGAAAGCGCATCATCCTGACCCGGTCGATCGCTTCGCTCGCGCCCGATCCATCCAATCCCAAAGCCACGCTGTGGAATCCGGCCGGGGCTTCCTTTGAAGCCGCCTGCGAGCGCGCCGGCGTCCGCGCCGGCACGGCGGCCGTTATCGGTGGACCTGACGTATTCGAAATGTTCATGGACCGCTACGACACATTCTGGCTGTCGCGCGCGCCGCGGGTAAAGTTGCCGGGCGGCGAGCCCTGCTTCCCCGGCGTGCCGGCACGCTCGCCCGAGGAAATCCTGGCCGCCCATGGCCTCGAGGCCGGCGAGGCCCGGATGCTCGATCCCGCCTGCGGCGTCACCGTCACGCCGTGGCGGCGTATCGCTCAGACGTCGCTATAG
- a CDS encoding DoxX family protein: MPAFVTFGRILFAVLFIYTGATKLFGIQATSEFIAAKVAIPALLTPYTAQLETMTGMTTPQMLAIAVGAFEVIAGLMIALNFGARFFAILLIVFVAAATFYFHDFWNQSSPESAKSLVDALKNLSIIGALFIIAGYGRSSETPEPTYSDV, encoded by the coding sequence ATGCCAGCGTTTGTTACTTTCGGGCGAATTCTGTTCGCCGTGCTATTTATTTATACGGGAGCAACCAAGCTGTTCGGCATCCAGGCCACGTCGGAATTCATCGCAGCCAAGGTCGCCATTCCCGCTCTGCTCACGCCCTATACCGCGCAGCTGGAAACGATGACGGGCATGACCACGCCGCAGATGCTCGCCATTGCCGTCGGAGCCTTCGAGGTGATTGCCGGATTGATGATTGCGCTCAATTTCGGCGCGCGGTTCTTCGCCATTCTCCTGATCGTCTTCGTGGCCGCGGCAACCTTCTACTTCCACGATTTCTGGAATCAGTCGTCGCCGGAAAGCGCCAAGAGCCTGGTGGATGCGCTGAAGAATCTCTCGATCATCGGCGCACTGTTCATCATCGCCGGCTATGGCCGGTCCTCGGAGACGCCGGAACCCACCTATAGCGACGTCTGA
- a CDS encoding NADP-dependent malic enzyme — translation MSSHSEDLQSAALAYHRLPRPGKLEIQATKPLANQRDLALAYSPGVAAACTAIAENPAEAASLTTRANLVAVVSNGTAVLGLGNIGPLASKPVMEGKAVLFKKFAGIDVFDIEIAADTIDRVVETVAALEPTFGGINLEDIKGPECFEIEAQLKARMKIPVFHDDQHGTAIIVAAAITNGLLLNGKKLSDVKIVASGAGAAAIACLNLLVSMGAQRKNIWVCDIDGVVHEGRNTLMDRWKSVYAQKTDKRVLADVIGGADIFLGLSAPNVLKPEMVKAMADKPLVMALANPTPEIMPDEARKARPDAMICTGRSDFPNQVNNVLCFPFIFRGALDCGATAINEEMKKAAVDAIAQLARDPPSDASAQGFDSGEAQGFGPGSLIPSPFDPRLILRIAPAVAKAAMESGVASRPIANIEDYAAQLERFAFRSGLVMKPMFAKARTQPVRVIYAEGEDERVLHATQVVLEENLARPILVGRPSVVEARIKRYGLAIKAGRDFDLVNPEDDPRYRSYVQSYIDVAGRHGVTPDAARTVVRTNATVIAALAVVRGEADAMICGVEGRYMSHLRHVREIVGFLPGVSDFAALALMITSKGAYFITDTQVRPNPSAEELAEVAALAAIHVQRFNIKPKVAFVSHSDFGSYDTDSSRKMRRATALLKENHPEIEADGEMQGDTALSEAARKLILPHSKLEGVANILIMPNLDTANVAYQMIKVLADALPVGPILIGPSRPAHILTPSVTARGILNMTAVAAVEAQERAGRQQPSLFG, via the coding sequence ATGTCGTCCCATTCTGAAGATCTGCAATCCGCGGCGCTCGCCTATCACCGGCTGCCCCGGCCGGGCAAGCTTGAGATTCAGGCGACCAAGCCGCTCGCCAACCAGCGCGACCTGGCGCTGGCCTATTCGCCGGGCGTGGCTGCCGCCTGCACGGCGATCGCCGAAAATCCTGCGGAAGCGGCATCGCTGACCACCCGTGCCAACCTCGTCGCCGTCGTCTCCAACGGCACGGCGGTGCTCGGCCTCGGCAATATCGGCCCGCTGGCATCGAAGCCGGTGATGGAAGGCAAGGCGGTTCTGTTCAAGAAATTCGCCGGCATCGACGTGTTCGACATCGAGATCGCCGCCGACACCATCGATCGCGTGGTCGAGACCGTGGCGGCGCTGGAACCGACCTTCGGCGGCATCAATCTCGAGGACATCAAGGGTCCGGAATGTTTCGAGATCGAGGCGCAGCTGAAGGCGCGGATGAAGATCCCGGTATTCCACGATGACCAGCACGGCACCGCGATCATCGTCGCCGCTGCGATCACCAACGGGCTGCTGCTGAACGGCAAGAAGCTTTCGGACGTCAAGATTGTCGCCTCCGGCGCCGGTGCGGCGGCGATCGCCTGCCTCAATCTGCTGGTCTCGATGGGCGCGCAGCGCAAGAACATCTGGGTCTGCGACATCGACGGCGTGGTGCATGAAGGCCGCAACACGCTGATGGACCGCTGGAAGTCGGTCTATGCGCAGAAGACCGACAAGCGCGTGCTGGCGGACGTGATCGGCGGCGCCGACATCTTTCTAGGCCTTTCGGCGCCCAATGTGCTGAAGCCCGAGATGGTGAAGGCGATGGCCGACAAGCCATTGGTGATGGCGCTCGCCAATCCGACGCCGGAAATCATGCCGGACGAAGCCCGCAAGGCGCGCCCCGACGCGATGATCTGCACCGGCCGCTCCGACTTTCCCAACCAGGTCAACAACGTCCTGTGCTTTCCCTTCATCTTTCGCGGCGCGCTCGATTGCGGCGCCACTGCGATCAACGAGGAAATGAAGAAGGCCGCGGTCGATGCGATCGCGCAGCTGGCGCGCGATCCGCCGTCGGACGCGTCCGCGCAAGGTTTCGACAGCGGCGAAGCGCAAGGGTTCGGCCCGGGCTCGCTGATCCCCAGTCCGTTCGATCCGCGGCTGATCCTGCGCATTGCGCCGGCGGTCGCCAAGGCGGCGATGGAGTCCGGCGTCGCCTCCCGCCCGATTGCGAACATCGAGGACTACGCCGCCCAGCTCGAGCGCTTCGCGTTCCGCTCCGGCCTCGTCATGAAGCCGATGTTCGCCAAGGCCAGGACTCAGCCGGTTCGCGTGATCTATGCGGAAGGCGAGGACGAGCGGGTGCTGCACGCGACCCAGGTCGTGCTCGAGGAAAATCTGGCGCGGCCGATCCTGGTCGGACGTCCCTCGGTGGTCGAGGCGCGCATCAAGCGCTACGGCCTCGCCATCAAGGCCGGACGGGATTTCGATCTGGTCAATCCGGAAGACGATCCGCGCTACCGATCCTATGTCCAGTCCTACATTGACGTCGCCGGCCGGCATGGCGTGACCCCGGACGCCGCGCGCACGGTGGTGCGCACCAACGCTACCGTCATCGCCGCGCTGGCGGTGGTGCGCGGCGAGGCCGATGCCATGATCTGCGGCGTCGAGGGCCGCTACATGAGCCATCTGCGCCATGTTCGCGAGATCGTCGGATTCCTGCCCGGCGTCAGCGATTTCGCTGCATTGGCGCTGATGATCACCAGCAAGGGGGCCTATTTCATCACCGATACGCAGGTGCGGCCGAACCCGAGCGCCGAGGAGCTTGCGGAAGTGGCGGCGCTGGCGGCGATCCACGTCCAGCGCTTCAACATCAAGCCCAAGGTCGCCTTCGTCTCCCATTCCGATTTCGGCAGCTACGACACCGATTCCTCGCGCAAGATGCGCCGCGCCACCGCGCTGTTGAAGGAGAACCATCCGGAGATCGAGGCCGATGGCGAGATGCAGGGCGATACCGCGCTCTCCGAAGCCGCGCGCAAACTGATCCTGCCGCATTCGAAGCTGGAAGGCGTCGCCAATATCCTGATCATGCCGAACCTCGATACCGCCAACGTCGCCTATCAGATGATCAAGGTACTGGCCGACGCGCTTCCGGTGGGGCCGATCCTGATCGGGCCCTCGCGCCCGGCCCACATCCTCACTCCCTCGGTGACCGCGCGCGGCATTCTCAATATGACGGCGGTTGCCGCGGTCGAAGCCCAGGAGCGCGCCGGCCGCCAGCAACCGAGCCTGTTTGGCTAG
- the aspS gene encoding aspartate--tRNA ligase gives MHRYRSHTCGALRESHIDQTVRLSGWCHRIRDHGGVLFIDLRDHYGLTQCVADPDSPAFKDAEKLRSEWVVRIDGRVRRRPAGTDNPELATGMVEIYVSEIEVLGPAAELPLPVFGEQEYPEDIRLKYRFLDLRREKLHQNIMTRGAIVDSMRKRMKEQGFFEFQTPILTASSPEGARDFLVPSRIHPGQFYALPQAPQQYKQLLMMSGFDRYFQIAPCFRDEDPRADRLPGEFYQLDVEMSFVTQDDVFEAMEPVVTGVFEDFAKGKPVTKGWPRIPFAEALRKYGSDKPDLRNPIVMQDVSEHFRGSGFKVFARMLEDPKNQVWAIPGTGGGSRAFCDRMNSWAQGEGQPGLGYIMWREGGEGAGPLANNIGPERTAAIRAQLGLKEGDAAFFVAGDPEKFWKFSGLARTRLGEELNLIDKERFELAWIVDFPMYEYNEEDKKVDFSHNPFSMPQGGLEALQTEDPLTIKAFQYDITCNGYEIASGGIRNHRPEAMVKAFEIAGYGEKDVVERFGGMYRAFQYGAPPHGGMAAGVDRIVMLLCGTTNLREISLFPMNQQAVDLLMGAPSEVAPKQLRELHIRLNLPQT, from the coding sequence ATGCATCGTTACCGGTCCCACACCTGCGGCGCGCTCCGCGAGAGCCATATCGACCAGACGGTTCGGCTGTCGGGCTGGTGCCATCGTATCCGCGACCATGGCGGCGTGCTGTTCATCGACCTGCGCGACCATTACGGACTGACCCAGTGCGTGGCCGACCCGGATTCGCCGGCCTTCAAGGATGCCGAAAAGCTGCGTTCGGAATGGGTGGTGCGGATCGACGGCAGGGTCCGCCGCCGTCCCGCCGGCACCGACAATCCGGAACTGGCGACCGGCATGGTCGAGATCTACGTCAGCGAGATCGAGGTGCTCGGCCCGGCCGCCGAACTGCCGCTGCCGGTGTTCGGCGAGCAGGAATATCCTGAAGACATAAGGCTTAAGTACCGTTTCCTCGACCTGCGCCGCGAGAAGCTGCACCAGAATATCATGACCCGCGGCGCGATCGTCGATTCCATGCGCAAGCGGATGAAGGAGCAGGGTTTCTTCGAATTCCAGACCCCGATCCTGACGGCGTCGTCGCCGGAGGGCGCACGCGACTTCCTGGTGCCGTCGCGGATTCACCCCGGACAGTTCTACGCGCTGCCGCAGGCGCCGCAGCAGTACAAGCAGCTCCTGATGATGTCGGGCTTCGATCGCTACTTCCAGATCGCGCCGTGTTTCCGCGACGAGGACCCGCGCGCCGACCGCTTGCCCGGCGAGTTCTACCAGCTCGACGTCGAAATGAGCTTCGTCACCCAGGATGACGTGTTTGAGGCGATGGAGCCGGTCGTTACCGGCGTGTTCGAGGATTTCGCCAAGGGCAAGCCGGTGACCAAAGGCTGGCCACGGATTCCCTTCGCCGAAGCCTTGCGCAAATACGGCAGCGACAAGCCCGATCTGCGCAATCCCATTGTCATGCAGGACGTGTCAGAACATTTCCGCGGCTCCGGCTTCAAGGTGTTCGCGCGCATGCTGGAAGACCCGAAGAACCAGGTCTGGGCCATTCCCGGCACCGGCGGCGGCAGCCGCGCGTTCTGCGACCGGATGAATTCCTGGGCGCAGGGCGAGGGCCAGCCCGGGCTTGGCTACATCATGTGGCGCGAGGGCGGTGAGGGCGCGGGTCCCTTGGCCAACAACATCGGACCGGAGCGCACCGCAGCGATCCGCGCGCAGCTCGGCTTGAAGGAAGGCGACGCCGCGTTCTTCGTCGCCGGCGATCCGGAAAAATTCTGGAAGTTCTCCGGCCTCGCGCGCACCAGGCTCGGCGAGGAGTTGAACCTGATCGACAAGGAACGGTTCGAGCTCGCCTGGATCGTCGATTTCCCGATGTACGAGTACAATGAGGAAGACAAGAAGGTCGATTTCTCGCACAATCCGTTCTCGATGCCGCAGGGCGGGCTCGAGGCTTTGCAGACCGAGGATCCGCTGACCATCAAGGCGTTTCAGTACGACATCACCTGCAACGGCTACGAGATCGCCTCCGGCGGCATCCGCAATCATCGGCCCGAGGCGATGGTGAAGGCGTTCGAGATCGCCGGCTATGGCGAGAAGGACGTGGTCGAGCGGTTCGGCGGCATGTATCGTGCGTTCCAGTACGGCGCGCCGCCGCATGGCGGCATGGCGGCCGGCGTCGACCGCATCGTGATGCTGCTCTGTGGCACCACGAACTTGCGCGAAATCTCGCTGTTCCCGATGAATCAGCAGGCCGTCGACCTGCTGATGGGAGCGCCTTCGGAGGTCGCGCCGAAGCAGTTGCGCGAACTACACATCCGGCTCAATCTGCCGCAAACCTGA
- a CDS encoding protein adenylyltransferase SelO produces MTVHFPFQNTYAALPANFFARVAPTPVASPRLIKLNRPLAIHLGLDPDLLDSPEGAEILAGKRVPDGADPIAMAYAGHQFGHFVPQLGDGRAILLGEVIDADGVRRDIQLKGSGPTPFSRRGDGRAALGPVLREYIVSEAMATLGIPTTRSLAAVMSGENVMRETPLPGAVLTRVAASHIRVGTFQYFAARSDTEGVRQLADHVIARHYPQAATAERPYHALLEAVIARQAELVARWLLVGFIHGVMNTDNTSISGETIDYGPCAFMDHYDPATVFSSIDEMGRYAYANQPRIAQWNLTRLAECLLPLLSDDRDKAIAEAQSAINGFVAVFGSACQAGLRKKIGLFTARDGDEALVQDLLDAMARNQADFTLTFRRLSDAALDPDGESEVRQLFADPAAHDEWAARWRQRISEEPQAPAERQAAMRAVNPAFIPRNHRVEAVIEAAVNRDDFAPFEQLLAVLAKPYEDQPAMAAYAEPPEPHERVLQTFCGT; encoded by the coding sequence ATGACGGTCCATTTCCCCTTCCAGAACACCTATGCGGCGCTGCCGGCGAACTTTTTCGCGCGCGTGGCGCCCACCCCGGTCGCCTCCCCGCGCCTGATCAAGCTGAACCGGCCGCTCGCGATCCATCTCGGCCTCGATCCCGACCTGCTCGACAGCCCCGAGGGAGCCGAAATCCTCGCCGGCAAGCGCGTCCCCGATGGCGCCGATCCGATCGCGATGGCCTATGCCGGCCACCAGTTCGGCCATTTCGTTCCGCAACTCGGTGACGGCCGCGCCATCCTGCTCGGCGAGGTGATCGACGCCGACGGCGTCCGCCGCGACATCCAGCTCAAGGGAAGCGGCCCGACGCCGTTTTCGCGCCGCGGCGACGGCCGCGCGGCGCTCGGTCCGGTGCTACGCGAATATATCGTCAGCGAGGCGATGGCCACGCTCGGCATTCCAACCACGCGATCGCTCGCCGCCGTCATGTCAGGCGAGAATGTGATGCGCGAGACGCCGCTGCCCGGCGCCGTGCTCACCCGCGTCGCCGCCAGCCACATCCGCGTCGGCACGTTTCAATACTTCGCGGCGCGCAGCGATACCGAGGGCGTGCGGCAACTGGCCGATCACGTCATCGCCCGGCACTATCCGCAAGCCGCCACTGCCGAGCGCCCCTATCACGCGCTGCTCGAAGCCGTGATCGCGCGGCAGGCCGAACTGGTGGCGCGCTGGCTGCTGGTCGGCTTCATCCACGGCGTCATGAACACCGACAATACCTCGATCTCCGGCGAGACTATCGATTACGGCCCCTGCGCTTTCATGGATCATTACGACCCCGCCACCGTGTTCAGCTCGATCGACGAGATGGGCCGCTACGCCTACGCCAACCAGCCGCGGATCGCCCAATGGAACCTGACCCGGCTGGCCGAATGCCTGTTGCCGCTGCTTTCCGACGACCGCGACAAGGCCATCGCGGAGGCGCAATCGGCGATCAACGGATTCGTGGCGGTGTTCGGCAGCGCCTGTCAGGCCGGCCTGCGCAAGAAGATCGGCCTGTTCACCGCGCGCGACGGCGACGAGGCGCTGGTGCAGGATCTGCTGGACGCCATGGCCAGGAACCAGGCCGACTTCACCCTGACCTTCCGGCGGCTGAGCGACGCCGCGCTCGATCCCGACGGTGAAAGCGAAGTCCGGCAACTGTTCGCGGACCCCGCCGCCCATGACGAATGGGCCGCGCGCTGGCGGCAACGGATCTCCGAGGAGCCGCAGGCCCCGGCCGAGCGGCAAGCCGCGATGCGCGCGGTCAATCCCGCCTTCATTCCGCGGAACCACAGGGTCGAGGCGGTGATCGAAGCCGCCGTCAACCGCGACGATTTTGCGCCGTTCGAGCAGCTGCTGGCGGTGCTGGCAAAGCCGTACGAGGACCAGCCGGCAATGGCGGCCTACGCCGAACCGCCCGAACCGCACGAGCGCGTGCTGCAGACCTTCTGCGGGACCTGA
- the rnd gene encoding ribonuclease D: MDLITTTSELAAACVRLAKHPVITVDTEFLRETTYYPLLCVVQMASAEEAVVIDTLAPGIDLKPFFALMADEKVLKVFHAARQDIEIVWHQAGIVPHPIFDTQVAAMVLGYGDSIAYDQLVERICGHRPDKTHRFTDWSRRPLTAEQMHYAVSDVTHLREVFAALDADLKKRGRSDWVSEEMEVLTSPKTYDFHPERAWERLKTRVRKPKELAVLMEVAAWREQEAQSRDVPRSRVLKDDAVGDIATHAPTSLERLANLRSLPKGFDRSKWGADIVAAVQRGIARDPASLPKIEKPRSNSNGAAIVELLKVLLRMTSERHAVASKIIATVGDLEEIAADDNADVAALHGWRRELFGEAALALKHGQLALAIEKGRVVRVDRN; the protein is encoded by the coding sequence ATGGATCTGATTACCACCACCTCGGAACTGGCCGCGGCATGCGTCCGGCTCGCGAAACACCCAGTCATCACCGTCGATACCGAATTCCTGCGGGAAACCACCTATTACCCCCTGCTCTGCGTGGTGCAGATGGCGAGCGCCGAGGAGGCGGTCGTGATCGACACGCTGGCCCCGGGGATCGACCTCAAACCGTTCTTCGCCCTGATGGCCGACGAAAAGGTGCTGAAGGTGTTCCACGCCGCCCGCCAGGACATCGAAATCGTCTGGCATCAGGCCGGCATCGTCCCCCATCCGATTTTCGACACCCAGGTCGCGGCCATGGTGCTCGGCTATGGGGATTCCATCGCCTACGACCAGCTGGTCGAGCGCATTTGCGGCCACCGGCCGGACAAGACCCACCGTTTCACCGACTGGTCGCGCCGGCCGCTCACCGCGGAGCAGATGCATTATGCGGTCTCCGACGTCACCCATTTGCGCGAGGTGTTCGCCGCGCTGGACGCTGATCTCAAGAAGCGTGGCCGCAGTGACTGGGTCAGCGAGGAAATGGAGGTTCTGACCTCGCCGAAGACCTACGACTTCCACCCCGAACGGGCCTGGGAGCGGCTGAAGACACGGGTACGCAAGCCGAAGGAGCTGGCGGTGCTGATGGAGGTCGCCGCCTGGCGCGAACAGGAAGCGCAAAGCCGCGACGTTCCGCGCAGCCGCGTCCTGAAGGACGATGCGGTCGGCGACATCGCCACCCACGCGCCGACCAGCCTCGAGCGCCTCGCCAATCTGCGCTCGCTGCCGAAGGGTTTCGACCGGTCGAAATGGGGCGCCGATATCGTGGCGGCGGTGCAGCGCGGCATCGCCCGCGACCCCGCCTCCTTGCCGAAGATCGAGAAGCCGCGCAGCAATTCGAACGGTGCGGCGATCGTCGAGCTTCTGAAAGTCCTGCTGCGGATGACCTCGGAGCGTCACGCCGTCGCCAGCAAGATCATTGCCACGGTCGGCGATCTCGAGGAGATCGCCGCTGACGATAACGCCGACGTGGCCGCGCTGCACGGCTGGCGCCGCGAGCTGTTCGGCGAGGCGGCGCTGGCGCTGAAGCATGGCCAGCTCGCGCTCGCCATCGAAAAAGGCCGCGTGGTCCGGGTCGATCGAAACTAG
- a CDS encoding isochorismatase family protein — protein sequence MAVSIHDDPPILVCADLQTEYLTEGRRHVIADPDAIGSRCLELMTLWRDNLWPIIHLKRIAQAAWFNPASNLTDWIADLKPRPGELAFEHPLPSAYSSSRFAEYMANMRNIRCVLSGFSLDETILSTVVDGFHRSHRYQVVSDAVACRRPGIGDAASYKLAVVNVIGNFAGIVGSADLIEANAVISV from the coding sequence CTGGCGGTCTCGATTCACGACGATCCGCCGATCCTCGTCTGCGCGGATCTGCAAACCGAGTATCTCACCGAGGGCCGCCGTCACGTCATCGCGGACCCCGACGCGATTGGGTCGCGCTGTCTCGAACTGATGACGCTGTGGCGCGACAACCTCTGGCCGATCATTCACCTGAAGCGGATTGCCCAGGCCGCGTGGTTCAATCCGGCATCGAACCTGACGGACTGGATTGCCGACCTCAAGCCGCGGCCGGGAGAACTGGCGTTCGAGCATCCGCTGCCGTCGGCCTACAGTTCCTCGCGGTTCGCCGAATACATGGCGAACATGAGGAACATCCGCTGCGTGCTGTCGGGGTTCTCGCTCGACGAGACCATCCTGTCGACCGTGGTCGACGGATTTCATCGCAGCCATCGCTATCAGGTGGTCAGCGATGCGGTGGCCTGCCGGCGTCCGGGCATCGGCGATGCCGCTTCCTACAAGCTGGCGGTCGTCAACGTGATCGGCAACTTTGCCGGCATCGTCGGGAGTGCCGACCTGATCGAAGCCAATGCCGTGATTTCGGTGTGA
- a CDS encoding GNAT family N-acetyltransferase — MHGINSSTAMKTQSRAITVRIARDPNDLMLMTAIRSAVYLAEQDCPIEEEFDGNDLVAAHFLGFVGAEPAGCLRVRFFGEFAKVERLAVRHQFRRTRVSFKLVQASVDYIKRKGFRKIYGQAQDRLVDFWAHFGAKPLGHNRKITFSDFSYTEMVLDLEPTADAITLDSDPYVIIRPEGDWDRPGVLDMSAGRPVTSPLRTA; from the coding sequence ATGCACGGCATTAATTCATCAACGGCGATGAAAACCCAATCGCGTGCGATCACGGTCCGCATCGCGCGCGACCCCAACGACCTGATGTTGATGACGGCGATCCGGTCGGCGGTTTATCTCGCCGAGCAGGATTGCCCGATCGAAGAGGAGTTCGACGGCAACGATCTGGTCGCGGCCCACTTCCTCGGATTTGTCGGAGCCGAACCGGCCGGTTGCCTGCGGGTGCGATTTTTCGGCGAGTTCGCCAAGGTCGAGCGGCTTGCCGTGCGCCACCAGTTCCGGCGCACGCGCGTGTCGTTCAAGCTGGTGCAGGCCAGCGTCGACTACATCAAGCGCAAGGGATTCCGAAAGATCTACGGCCAGGCGCAGGACCGGCTGGTGGATTTCTGGGCGCATTTCGGCGCCAAGCCGCTCGGCCACAACCGCAAGATCACCTTTTCGGATTTTTCCTATACCGAAATGGTTCTCGACCTCGAACCCACCGCCGACGCCATCACGCTCGACAGCGATCCCTATGTGATCATCCGGCCGGAGGGCGATTGGGACAGGCCCGGGGTTCTCGACATGTCGGCCGGCCGACCGGTGACATCACCGCTGCGGACGGCGTGA
- a CDS encoding LysR family transcriptional regulator encodes MQQLLHRGAAMTQHRTDEVLDASWDDLRSFLACARYKSFRNAAEELGVTSTTLMRRIDRLEESIGCKLFLRDQSGLTLSDAGSAMIGDVMEMERHAFNIFRRAARSDDAAGTVRVAVTEGPGNFWILPRLIDFQKTYRKITVDLRCAMEQADVARLEADIAIQLERPTNPDLIVTKLGRLHVYAFVSEDYRKLHGVPTLPEIRNHRLVIQHAPQIDDSAYARVLGLTSLEGIVGIKTNSSIGVLYAVERGAGMGFLPTSSVALGAALVAVDLGVHHHADLWLTYHKEFRNSDRHKIVIDWLKKIFDPKTYPCFKDEFIHPNDLVPLMAASRANFGLQGYVAAGPA; translated from the coding sequence ATGCAGCAACTATTGCACCGGGGTGCTGCAATGACGCAGCACCGGACCGACGAAGTTCTGGATGCATCCTGGGATGACCTGCGATCGTTTCTGGCTTGTGCGCGATACAAGAGCTTTCGCAATGCGGCGGAGGAACTCGGCGTAACCAGCACCACGCTGATGCGCCGGATCGACCGGCTCGAAGAGTCCATCGGCTGCAAGCTGTTCCTGCGCGACCAGAGCGGATTGACGCTGAGCGACGCAGGTTCTGCGATGATCGGCGACGTGATGGAAATGGAACGTCACGCCTTCAATATTTTCCGGCGCGCGGCCCGATCAGACGATGCCGCCGGCACGGTCCGCGTCGCCGTCACCGAGGGTCCCGGCAATTTCTGGATTCTTCCACGGCTGATCGACTTCCAGAAAACCTACCGCAAGATCACGGTCGATCTACGCTGCGCGATGGAGCAAGCCGACGTCGCCCGGCTGGAAGCCGATATCGCGATCCAGCTCGAACGGCCGACCAATCCCGACCTCATCGTCACCAAGCTCGGCCGGCTGCATGTATATGCATTCGTTTCGGAAGACTATCGCAAACTCCACGGCGTTCCCACGCTTCCCGAAATCAGGAATCACCGGCTGGTGATCCAGCATGCGCCGCAGATCGACGATTCCGCCTATGCCCGGGTGCTGGGACTGACGTCGCTGGAGGGCATCGTCGGGATCAAGACCAACTCGAGCATCGGCGTGTTGTACGCAGTGGAGCGCGGCGCAGGAATGGGTTTCCTGCCGACATCTTCGGTGGCGCTCGGAGCGGCGCTGGTTGCCGTCGACCTCGGCGTCCATCATCACGCCGATCTGTGGCTCACCTATCACAAGGAGTTTCGAAACTCCGACCGGCACAAGATCGTCATCGACTGGCTGAAGAAAATATTCGATCCGAAAACCTATCCTTGCTTCAAGGACGAGTTCATCCATCCCAACGACCTCGTGCCGCTGATGGCGGCATCCAGGGCGAATTTCGGTCTTCAGGGATACGTAGCCGCGGGCCCGGCCTGA